The following proteins are encoded in a genomic region of Hymenobacter siberiensis:
- a CDS encoding hybrid sensor histidine kinase/response regulator, with product MALAAAEQRIQQLTAALAQARKAEQMVEHVSKGLLEGLLLLDATGTIVLANQRFFSLLGLSDEPDSWHGQPLQCLAALVQPLVAAPAELVRWAEHEPHKLQQGRPELLRLHCGPVLACEIMPAAADAGPAGTWLVLLRDVSEQQQYLAALKSISNIPYENPSPIVRIGANRQQLYANPAAKRVGLRLTRSEQVRLQKQLRCAAAAALAQATAQQLEVSMGELLYSVAVMPFPQEGYVNLYFSDISEREAMRRQFAEHQQFTQQVLDTIPALVFVRDTKQELVFQNPAMRGLMANSGMVRPDAVAPDSVQARELAGYAAVDAQVLATDQEITVEEPHTLLDGTTHWFYTVKRPLHRPDGTVHVLGVSTDITALKQSRQTLERSEKQYRVMVMYSQALIGTCDMQGIVINASPALARLLHEDAAKMVGTSVTVHMTEEDREGFSFYLEQIARTGEAAGVLPVHPRGSDQLRYLHYHNYVVREPGQEPYIVSHSHDITGRVLASKELKRAKEAAEAAVRARENFLANMSHEIRTPMNGVLGVANLLAKTSLSPEQQEYLRIIRRSGQHLLAVLNDVLDMAKIASGKLELNLESFNLCDSVTHALQPLALQALEKGLRFEGTPLSATCPYPMVQADAHRLNQIMLNLVSNAIKFTPAGGRVKVQSELLGETADTLTVRFRVTDTGLGMLPEVQARIFESFTQAYADTARHFGGTGLGLSISRGLVEQMGGELTVTSAPHVGSSFAFSLTLAKAVVPAAESLAEAFDTGVLAGLRVLLVEDNDINRFVARCTMQEWGVVVTEAEDGASGVARFAQEPFDLVLMDIQMPGMSGLDATAIIRAHPEPARAAVPILALTANAFHADHERYRAAGMNDCLAKPFEEAELYTKLLKLLRY from the coding sequence ATGGCACTGGCAGCTGCCGAGCAGCGCATCCAGCAGCTCACCGCGGCCCTGGCGCAGGCCCGGAAAGCAGAGCAGATGGTGGAACACGTCTCCAAGGGGCTGCTCGAAGGCCTGCTGCTGCTGGATGCCACGGGCACCATTGTGCTGGCCAACCAGCGCTTTTTCAGCTTACTGGGCTTGTCCGATGAGCCGGATTCCTGGCACGGCCAGCCCTTGCAATGCCTGGCAGCCCTGGTGCAGCCGCTGGTGGCCGCGCCCGCCGAGCTGGTGCGCTGGGCCGAGCACGAGCCGCACAAGCTGCAGCAGGGCCGGCCGGAATTGCTCCGGCTTCACTGCGGCCCCGTGCTGGCCTGCGAGATAATGCCGGCAGCGGCTGATGCCGGCCCGGCGGGCACCTGGCTGGTACTGCTACGCGACGTGAGTGAGCAGCAGCAGTACCTGGCGGCACTAAAATCGATTTCCAATATTCCTTACGAAAACCCCAGCCCCATTGTGCGCATCGGGGCTAACCGGCAGCAGCTTTATGCCAACCCGGCGGCCAAGCGCGTGGGCCTGCGCCTGACGCGGTCCGAGCAGGTGCGGCTGCAAAAGCAGCTGCGCTGCGCCGCCGCCGCCGCCCTGGCGCAGGCCACGGCCCAGCAGCTCGAAGTATCGATGGGTGAGCTGCTATACAGCGTGGCCGTGATGCCATTCCCGCAGGAAGGCTACGTCAATCTGTATTTCTCCGACATCTCGGAGCGCGAAGCCATGCGCCGGCAGTTTGCCGAGCATCAGCAGTTTACCCAGCAGGTGCTCGATACCATTCCCGCCCTGGTTTTTGTGCGCGATACGAAGCAGGAGCTGGTTTTCCAGAACCCGGCTATGCGAGGCCTGATGGCCAACTCCGGCATGGTACGGCCCGACGCCGTGGCCCCGGATAGCGTGCAGGCCCGGGAGCTGGCCGGGTACGCGGCCGTCGATGCGCAGGTGCTGGCCACAGACCAGGAAATAACCGTCGAAGAGCCCCACACCTTGCTCGACGGCACCACGCACTGGTTCTATACCGTGAAGCGCCCCCTGCACCGGCCCGATGGCACGGTGCACGTACTGGGCGTGAGCACCGACATCACGGCCCTGAAGCAGAGCCGGCAAACCCTGGAGCGCAGCGAAAAGCAGTACCGCGTCATGGTGATGTACAGCCAAGCCCTCATTGGCACCTGTGACATGCAGGGCATCGTCATCAACGCGAGTCCGGCCCTGGCCCGCCTGCTGCACGAAGATGCGGCCAAGATGGTCGGCACGTCGGTAACCGTGCACATGACGGAGGAAGACCGCGAGGGCTTTTCATTTTACCTGGAGCAGATTGCCCGCACTGGTGAGGCAGCGGGGGTGTTACCGGTGCATCCGCGCGGCAGCGACCAGCTGCGCTACCTGCACTACCACAACTATGTGGTGCGCGAGCCTGGCCAGGAACCCTACATTGTATCGCACAGCCACGATATTACCGGGCGGGTATTGGCCAGCAAGGAGCTAAAGCGGGCCAAGGAAGCTGCTGAAGCCGCCGTGCGGGCCCGCGAAAACTTCCTGGCCAACATGAGTCACGAAATCCGCACGCCCATGAACGGAGTGCTGGGCGTGGCCAATTTGCTAGCTAAAACATCCCTCAGCCCCGAGCAGCAGGAGTACCTGCGCATCATCCGCCGCTCGGGGCAGCACCTGCTGGCGGTGCTCAACGATGTGCTCGACATGGCCAAAATCGCCTCCGGCAAGCTGGAGCTGAATCTGGAATCATTTAATCTGTGTGATTCGGTGACGCATGCTTTACAGCCGCTGGCCTTGCAGGCCCTGGAAAAGGGCCTGCGCTTCGAGGGCACGCCGCTGAGCGCCACCTGCCCCTACCCCATGGTGCAGGCCGATGCCCACCGCCTGAACCAGATTATGCTGAACCTGGTGAGCAACGCCATCAAATTCACGCCGGCGGGCGGGCGGGTGAAAGTGCAGAGCGAGCTACTGGGCGAAACCGCCGACACGCTCACCGTGCGGTTTCGCGTGACCGACACGGGCCTGGGCATGCTCCCCGAAGTGCAGGCACGCATCTTCGAAAGCTTCACCCAGGCCTACGCCGATACAGCGCGGCACTTTGGGGGCACGGGCCTGGGCCTGAGCATCAGCCGAGGCCTGGTAGAGCAGATGGGCGGTGAGCTGACGGTAACCAGCGCCCCCCACGTGGGCAGCTCCTTTGCCTTCAGCCTCACGCTGGCCAAGGCCGTGGTGCCGGCCGCAGAAAGCCTGGCGGAAGCCTTCGATACCGGCGTGCTGGCCGGCTTGCGGGTGCTGCTGGTGGAAGACAACGACATCAACCGCTTCGTGGCCCGGTGCACCATGCAGGAGTGGGGCGTGGTGGTGACCGAAGCCGAAGATGGCGCCAGCGGGGTGGCCCGGTTTGCCCAGGAGCCCTTCGACCTAGTGCTGATGGACATTCAGATGCCCGGCATGAGCGGCCTGGACGCCACGGCCATCATTCGGGCCCATCCCGAGCCGGCGCGGGCCGCCGTGCCCATCCTGGCCCTCACGGCCAACGCCTTCCACGCCGACCACGAGCGCTACCGCGCCGCCGGCATGAACGACTGCCTGGCCAAGCCCTTCGAAGAAGCCGAGCTCTACACCAAGCTCCTGAAGCTGCTGCGCTACTAA
- a CDS encoding BLUF domain-containing protein produces MARLETNVYQRLYRSRSTYRPSEAQLREMLALARLHNSRKQITGLLLYSEGIFVQMIEGPAAEIRELYARIQCDSRHTQVETVSESLLPKRKFAEWSMDFDLAEAPEVERVLGAIKTQHPLPAAARVLHRQYPLANAAPGVYRPPGQWPRCIIHEFFLRFSPASSWAGPPCAPSSATCLPAVTPG; encoded by the coding sequence GTGGCGCGGCTGGAAACCAATGTATACCAGCGCCTGTACCGCAGCCGGTCCACGTATCGCCCCAGCGAGGCGCAGCTGCGGGAGATGCTCGCGCTGGCCCGCCTCCACAACTCCCGCAAGCAGATTACGGGGCTGCTGCTCTACAGCGAGGGCATTTTTGTGCAGATGATAGAAGGGCCCGCAGCCGAGATTCGGGAGCTGTACGCCCGCATTCAGTGCGACTCCCGGCACACGCAGGTAGAAACGGTGAGCGAAAGCCTCCTACCCAAGCGCAAGTTTGCCGAATGGAGCATGGACTTTGACCTGGCCGAAGCGCCCGAAGTGGAACGGGTGCTCGGCGCGATTAAGACCCAGCATCCACTGCCCGCGGCTGCCCGCGTTCTCCATCGTCAATACCCGCTTGCAAACGCTGCTCCAGGCGTTTATCGGCCGCCGGGCCAGTGGCCCCGCTGCATTATCCACGAATTTTTCCTCCGCTTTTCCCCTGCCTCATCCTGGGCAGGGCCGCCCTGTGCACCATCATCGGCCACCTGCTTACCGGCGGTAACTCCGGGCTAA
- a CDS encoding O-antigen ligase family protein: protein MAKLLPSAAAPHRVFLRTMGGLLTLIVLIKLAGFFAWNDDIGVTRILKLVTRLGMTAAVIGAYSLIIRRGAVDSFRWRNSPVPLLYGAYLALGLASLLWSRNPGYSFLQWMMDMESLVFAYYFVKCFLLLKEFFPDSQVRFYHVLGNAVFVILLVFLVGALVAPDVFYRLTHGGEEARLGGYLMNPNELGMLCVVGIACLMFDLQRHHRTGFTVVKIGLLLLALVLTGSRSSLVGFVLVLFFHIRQAGNPRIKWAANAAVLLGVVALVPLLFIKQGGLEEVLSMTGRLPFWHALLTEALPREPLLGYGFMRISYGEYFQSVHTYAAQMAHNTFIQVLLNLGLVGFTIAMLQLGCTIRAFVQQADPQVRLLGAGLLIPILINSFTEFGIFGMTNYGILFYQFLIFFGSLHYHARLSPGEQQWLHRRRPELALAVA from the coding sequence ATGGCCAAACTGCTACCTTCCGCCGCCGCGCCGCACCGGGTATTTCTGCGCACCATGGGCGGGCTGCTCACCCTGATTGTGCTCATCAAGCTCGCCGGCTTTTTTGCCTGGAACGACGACATTGGCGTCACCCGTATCCTCAAACTGGTGACCCGCCTGGGCATGACGGCCGCCGTCATCGGCGCGTATTCGCTGATAATTCGCCGGGGCGCGGTGGACTCGTTTCGCTGGCGCAACAGCCCGGTGCCGCTGCTCTACGGGGCCTACCTGGCGCTGGGCCTGGCCTCGCTGCTCTGGTCGCGCAACCCCGGCTACTCGTTTCTGCAGTGGATGATGGACATGGAAAGCCTCGTGTTTGCCTACTACTTCGTGAAGTGCTTTTTGCTGCTCAAGGAGTTTTTCCCGGATAGCCAGGTGCGCTTTTACCATGTGCTGGGCAATGCCGTGTTCGTGATTCTGCTGGTATTTCTGGTGGGCGCGCTGGTGGCCCCCGACGTGTTTTACCGCCTCACCCACGGCGGTGAGGAGGCCCGCCTGGGCGGCTACCTCATGAACCCCAACGAGCTGGGCATGCTTTGCGTGGTGGGCATTGCCTGCCTCATGTTTGACTTGCAGCGCCATCACCGCACGGGATTCACGGTGGTCAAAATTGGGTTGCTGCTGCTGGCGCTGGTGCTCACCGGGTCGCGGTCGTCGCTGGTGGGGTTTGTGCTGGTGCTGTTCTTTCACATCCGGCAGGCGGGCAACCCGCGTATTAAATGGGCCGCCAATGCGGCCGTGCTGCTGGGCGTGGTGGCCCTGGTGCCGCTGCTCTTCATCAAGCAGGGCGGGCTGGAGGAAGTGCTGAGCATGACCGGCCGGCTGCCCTTCTGGCACGCGCTGCTCACGGAGGCGCTGCCCCGTGAGCCGCTGCTGGGCTACGGCTTCATGCGCATCAGCTACGGCGAGTACTTCCAGAGCGTGCACACCTACGCCGCCCAGATGGCCCACAACACCTTCATTCAGGTGCTGCTGAACCTGGGGCTAGTGGGCTTCACCATTGCCATGCTCCAGCTGGGCTGCACCATCCGGGCCTTCGTACAGCAGGCCGACCCGCAGGTGCGGCTGCTGGGGGCGGGCCTGCTCATCCCCATTCTCATCAATTCCTTCACCGAGTTCGGCATTTTTGGCATGACGAACTACGGCATCCTGTTCTATCAATTCCTTATCTTTTTCGGTAGCCTGCACTACCACGCCCGGCTCTCGCCCGGCGAGCAGCAGTGGCTGCACCGCCGCCGCCCCGAGCTGGCATTGGCCGTGGCCTGA
- a CDS encoding glycosyltransferase family 4 protein, with the protein MKIIHLILGKANPERMNGVNKVVHALATQQQRAGADVAVWGITADLSENYPAREFATRLFPAQRNPFGVAKALLAALDELSCRSAVVHLHGAFIPAFYTLARRLTALDIPYVLTPHGSYSPAARRKSWLTKLAYAFLFEGYLLRHSARVHCLGLSEVTGVEHMSHTVRTNLMPYGFEPPQAVLPLVPAARGRFRVGFCGRLDDNHKGLDCLLAGFAEFARLVPEAELWVIGDGPDRQLVADWAAEAPEGSVQLLGSRYGDEKIALLGQLDVFAHTSHYEGLPTAVLEAVALGIPCVVTEATNLGSYVREFGCGEVLATASPALLTDALHRLYAQWTAAPAETEALALRCRRMVRTAFSWPNLLPAYEQMYQEALAA; encoded by the coding sequence ATGAAAATCATTCACTTAATCCTCGGCAAAGCCAACCCCGAACGCATGAACGGGGTGAACAAGGTGGTGCACGCGCTGGCCACCCAGCAGCAGCGCGCCGGGGCCGATGTGGCCGTGTGGGGCATCACCGCCGACCTCAGCGAAAACTACCCGGCCCGCGAGTTTGCGACCCGGCTGTTTCCGGCGCAGCGCAACCCATTTGGGGTGGCCAAAGCGCTGCTGGCGGCCCTGGACGAGCTGAGCTGCCGCTCGGCGGTGGTGCATTTGCACGGGGCATTTATTCCGGCGTTTTATACGCTGGCGCGGCGGCTCACGGCGCTCGACATCCCGTATGTGCTCACGCCGCACGGCAGCTACAGCCCGGCGGCCCGGCGCAAAAGCTGGCTCACCAAGCTGGCCTACGCGTTTTTGTTTGAGGGCTACCTGCTGCGGCACTCGGCACGGGTACACTGCCTGGGCCTGAGCGAGGTAACGGGCGTGGAGCACATGAGCCACACCGTGCGCACCAACCTGATGCCGTACGGCTTTGAACCGCCCCAGGCAGTGCTGCCCCTGGTGCCGGCCGCGCGGGGCCGCTTCCGGGTGGGCTTCTGCGGCCGGCTCGATGACAACCACAAAGGACTGGACTGCCTGCTGGCCGGCTTTGCCGAATTTGCCCGGCTGGTGCCGGAGGCCGAGCTGTGGGTAATTGGCGACGGCCCCGACCGCCAGCTGGTGGCCGACTGGGCCGCCGAAGCGCCCGAGGGCTCGGTGCAGCTGCTGGGCAGCCGCTACGGCGATGAGAAAATTGCTCTGCTGGGCCAACTCGATGTATTTGCCCACACCTCCCACTACGAGGGCCTGCCCACCGCCGTGCTCGAAGCCGTGGCCCTGGGCATTCCGTGCGTGGTGACCGAGGCCACCAACCTGGGCAGCTACGTGCGCGAGTTTGGCTGCGGCGAGGTGCTGGCCACCGCCAGCCCGGCCCTGCTCACCGATGCCCTGCACCGCCTTTACGCCCAATGGACCGCTGCCCCGGCCGAAACCGAGGCGCTGGCCCTGCGCTGCCGCCGCATGGTGCGCACCGCCTTCAGCTGGCCCAACCTGCTGCCGGCCTACGAACAAATGTATCAGGAAGCCCTTGCGGCCTAA
- a CDS encoding MATE family efflux transporter, whose translation MNPTLNTMLPKPLRALRLERLRLSPRYWVVAGQATVSATSFLTNIFIAKLFGLATFGEYSAWQLVLLLLLAVQGAVITQPMQVVVGSLPATRRAAYQQLLLALQLIFSLLAVVGVVAGARMLPQAAAVLPAFVVLLATAGGQDTLRKLLLADGKVQAALASDVLSAGGQLLVLLVLALRPQPATLAQVMWAVGLTTMPALLLGGRALGAWPNLRGLRRFGRRHWRQARWLLPTSLLQWGSANVLLVFAGWAGSPAMLGVLRLAQTAMGIFNLGLQAVENYALPRLSQSFYHAPQLFGKQRAALARKMLLAAVPVLALLALAAGPLVARFGPAGGSQYADLLRLCCLLYVVILLVYPLRLTIRLQADSRHYFVGYMLSIVVSLLSVRWLTGHYQASGVVLGWLLAQLVLGGYWALALRRAAPVVR comes from the coding sequence ATGAACCCAACCCTGAACACGATGCTACCGAAGCCGCTCCGGGCCCTGCGCCTGGAGCGGCTTCGGCTGTCGCCGCGCTACTGGGTGGTGGCGGGCCAGGCCACGGTGAGCGCCACCAGCTTTCTGACCAACATCTTCATTGCCAAGCTATTCGGCCTGGCCACCTTTGGCGAGTACAGCGCCTGGCAGCTGGTGCTGCTGCTGCTGCTGGCGGTGCAGGGGGCCGTTATCACGCAGCCCATGCAGGTGGTGGTGGGCTCGCTGCCCGCCACCCGCCGGGCTGCCTACCAGCAACTGCTGCTGGCATTGCAGCTGATTTTTAGCCTGCTGGCGGTGGTGGGTGTGGTGGCGGGCGCCCGCATGCTGCCCCAGGCCGCCGCGGTGCTGCCGGCTTTTGTGGTACTGCTGGCCACCGCCGGGGGGCAGGATACGCTTCGCAAGCTGCTGCTGGCCGATGGCAAAGTGCAGGCGGCCCTGGCCAGCGACGTGCTCTCGGCCGGCGGGCAACTGCTGGTGCTGCTGGTCCTGGCGCTCCGCCCCCAACCGGCCACGCTGGCCCAGGTGATGTGGGCCGTGGGCCTTACTACCATGCCGGCGCTGCTGCTGGGCGGGCGGGCGCTGGGCGCGTGGCCCAACCTGCGCGGCCTGCGTCGCTTTGGGCGACGGCACTGGCGGCAGGCGCGCTGGCTGCTGCCCACGTCGCTGCTCCAGTGGGGCTCGGCCAACGTGCTGCTGGTGTTTGCGGGCTGGGCGGGCTCGCCGGCCATGCTGGGCGTGCTGCGGCTGGCCCAAACGGCCATGGGCATCTTCAACCTGGGGCTGCAGGCGGTGGAGAATTATGCGTTGCCGCGCCTCAGCCAGAGCTTCTACCACGCGCCCCAGCTGTTTGGCAAGCAGCGGGCGGCGCTGGCCCGCAAAATGCTGCTGGCGGCCGTGCCGGTACTGGCGCTGCTGGCCCTGGCGGCCGGGCCGCTGGTGGCGCGCTTTGGCCCGGCGGGCGGCAGCCAGTACGCTGATTTGCTGCGCTTGTGCTGTTTGCTCTACGTGGTAATTCTGCTGGTGTACCCGCTCCGGCTCACCATCCGCCTGCAGGCCGATTCGCGCCATTATTTCGTGGGCTACATGCTCAGTATCGTGGTTTCGCTGCTGTCGGTACGCTGGCTTACGGGGCACTACCAAGCCAGCGGCGTGGTACTGGGCTGGCTGCTGGCCCAGCTGGTGCTGGGCGGCTACTGGGCGCTGGCCCTGCGCCGCGCCGCGCCGGTGGTCAGGTGA